Below is a genomic region from Rosa chinensis cultivar Old Blush chromosome 5, RchiOBHm-V2, whole genome shotgun sequence.
ATACAGAAAACCTGAAACTGAATCATGTCAGGTTAATTTTCCTAAGAAAATTCAGCAAATAGTTCAGAATTTACCCTTCTTTTGCTCTACCAATGCCCATATGGCTAGGATGCTTATCTGTTTGGAATATCTGCAACGCCTCATGAGCTGCAGCATCAAGTTTTAGAAAATTGTTTCTATTTTGGTTGTAAAGGAGTGCATTTATCAAAGTATCATACTAGAACCAGTTCAAAACCAGACCCCCATCCCTCACCCCTAATGAAAAGAACAGAGCTCACTCACAAAGACACATAAAAAGATACAATGAAACTTCTATAACAGAATCAATTGCAATAGATGCATTGCTGCATTCCATTTGTTCAAGTGTGTCTACAATCCTTTCATTCTCTAATACGGCAAGAAGGCCTCCACTGGTACGAACTTGAACATCACTTCCCATGTCCATCATAGAACTCAACTGCAGTGGACAATATAAAAAATGGAGTTTATGGTGCATTTCCAGAAAGTCGTCTCCAAACAAAAGAGAGGTATCTAGTTATTCACAAAACAAGAAATCAAAACGATTACCTAAGAGGCTGAATAAACCATTTATATTCAAGGTATAGTATATCAATAGCACCATAAGAACAAATATATACACAAGATAGATAGCTTTCCTACTTACATAACAAATTCTCTCCTTGATGTCTAACCCATCATCCATTCCTGTTACTCGAAGGTATATCAATCTGTAaatttcatatgaaaacaaataaataaaacataataaTGATGATGAGCAAAACTAATAATGGTGTGTAGTTTTTCAACATCTCCCCAGCATGGACATGAAAGAATGAAGATTATAATCTATGTTTTATCGATCATGTGAAGTAAATTGCAACAACCTATCTgcataacattttttttttttatttgatggTCAGATCTATCCGCAAAGCCTAAAAATATCCGTTATACTAAAGGCATTCATGAGATATAATTTATCTTCAACCTGCCAAAATTAAGCCAAGTTTACAATACTCCCAATGTCTAAAAAATTTAATGCATGTATTGCTGATGCTTCTATACCTGTGCCATGCTTGCTCATAGCTAAATACTGAACTTTTCACAAGCTTCACAGTAAAAGCCTCTGTTGTTCCATCTGCAATACTTTAAAAAGTAAACAACAGCTGACATGCTGAAATCCATAGCAAACCATATAATGGCAACATACCACTTCGTTGTAAAGCAGACAAGAAAGCTTCCTCGCTTTTTGTGCTTGTGTAGATGATCAGTGGCTTAGCTTGATATTTCACTAAAGAAATGTTATAGCCATACAGAAACAGATAAGATGCATTACGTTTTGCTTGCTGAACAGTAACTGAACTGACACAAGGTATAAACTAGAGTCGATTACTTTTTGGTTACAAACACTAAATAATTTGTCTAAGAAGAAAACCAATCAATTTTCATTATCAGGAAGAAGATTCAAACCAATAGGAGTAGAGAAAATAGGCTTCATACAGAAACATGAATCGCATACCCATATCAATTAGGGGGAAGTCCATGCTGCCATCTTCCCAAACTTCCATCACGTGAAGTTGGCGAATACTGGAATCATAATAAGAAACTCCCACTCTGAAAAGTAAGATTTTCAAAGCCATGAATTTCGGACTCTACTGTTTGATTAATAGTAAAAGGCAACGCATATATAGCAGATAACATAAGCAACATTGGCTATAAGTCATAACAAAGGCAAGTATATGCGGTTGATAACAAAGATACGGTAAAGCCAACAACCAAGGACTCACCGATGGCCTTGTCGAATGCATGCCATGTACACCTGCATTTAAATTCAGAAAAACAAATCACTTAAAATAGCGAACCACACTAACCAAAGAGAGCAGAATTAATTACAAATCGGATATAGTTTTTCTCATATACTCAAAATACTGCCATTCTAGCTTGCATAGATAATTGTACGAAAGCATATAGTCTATACGATTATGGAGCATTTGGTACCTATGAAGAATTAAAAccgaaaattaaagaaaaatgagATGAATGATCCAATTTCGTTTTCTATATTTTCTCAGCAAATCCCAAAGTAGTGAgaaaatcaaattcctgagCCTTATGATCTTTACTCAAAATCTAACATAACAGGAAAGAAGGATCAGTTTTGGTTTCAATTGAGTAGCGGTTTCCCTAATTTGGATATCAAGTAAAACCTGGACTACAAACTCGACTTGACTCTTATGCTCTGCTACGATTTCCAGGCAAACCAAAACGGAAGGGACAGAAATGGAAAAACTGACCTGAGGTAGAGCTTCGGTTTCGTCCATTTCCTCCTCCATTTCGGCGACCGAGTTGCAACTCAGACGAGCACAGAGCAGAGAGAGCGAGTCGGCTCAGTCAGAGAGAGTCACCAAGTTCTGGGCGGGAGAAGTCCGGTCTCGCTTTATATAGGTACCCGTAGTAATGGTTTTGTTGGACTGGGCTTCAAAGAGTGAGGCCCAAATAAACAAAAAGCCCAAAAAGAGAGACAGAACCTAATTTTTAAAATGGAGAAGGCTGGAGTTTAATTTACAGAGCACGGAGAAGTagtgagaaggagaagaaaaccctaaacccagaTCGGAAGGGATCGAATGGCTTTGTGGAGAGCTCGTGCGGTTTCGTCGGCGCTATTCAGTAGGCTTCTCAGCCGCTCCAGCGCCACCGACACCATCGCCGCCGCCGTCGCCCACCGCAGTTTCTCCACAGGTACCCATCGATGTTTCCTTTTTAAACTCATTTAGTTAAAATGAGGGAGAAAATTTAGAGAAATGAGGGTTTCGTTGAATTTTTAGGGGGAGTTTCGATGTGGTACTGAGCTTAGTGAAAGATTGGGTTCAATTGTTGGATAAAGAGTGTTAGAATTGGAATGTGATTGTTGATGTTGTTTGCTTTTTATAGAAGATGGGGAATTCTGTTGTGAAATTACTGCATTCGTCTGGTTAATGATGGCGGAAGCATGTGTATAGACTTGACTGAGCTTAGGTTGATTAGGTTTAGATGGGTACAATTCAATTCATATGGTTCGATTTACGCGTGAGTTTAATTCAAATCACCTGAAATTGGTTGCTGCTAGGCAGCTTGTTGATTGTTGGGTTTGGTTTTGGGTTATTGCTCAGTAACTCGATCAGTTGTTCTCCGGTAGTGGATATGCTGAACTAGATTTCTAACTTTTTTCTGTGGTTGTTTGTATTGTTATTATGCTTTGCATATATTGTTGCTCATTTAGAATATAGGAATGATGGTCGATCAGAACATCCTTATCAATAGCTTtatgaaacaaacaaaaaattccTGGGACTGTAAGTTttctatttaaaaaaagaaaagacgcTTTGAGGTTGAGTCCAGCCAGATTTCAGTTCCTGGTTCCACCCTGGGTTTGTCTTCAGCACTGGGAGATTTAGGCAAAATGTTGAATGATGCTCAATTGCTTGTATTGCTGTGCGATATTGATTCATTaggatttctgatttttttttggtaaatgttAAGTAGTTTGTTTTCATAAACTTTTGATGCAAAAATGAATCTTACTGATAGATATTGCTTTACTTTCCATGATATAGGGGGTACAAGTAGTCAGTTTTTTACTTATGACATTAATTCACAATACGGAAGTTGCATGCCGCTTTCTGCTATGCACATTCAAGCCAAAATACACAACATTGAGTTAAACCCTGGTCAAGGTGGCAAGTTAGTTCGGGCTCCGGGAACTTGTGCAAAGATTTTGAAAGAACCCACGTCGAAAGGTTGTCTTGTGAGACTGCCTTCTGGTGTTGAAAAGTGGATTGATTCCAAGTGCCGGGCCGTTATCGGTGAGGTCCCAAGTCAAGGCAAAAAGCCTAAGAAGCTCTATAAAGCTGGGCAAAGCCGGTGGTTAGGCATCAGACCAACAGTGCGAGGAGTGGCAATGAATCCATGTGATCATCCCCATGGTGGAGGGGAGGGCAAGAGCAAGAGTAGTGGTTCTCATGGAAAATGTTCTCGAACACCTTGGGGCAAGCCTTGTAAGGGTGGATACAAGACTGGACCCAACAAACGTAAGAAGTAATGttcatcattttctttgttttgacaCTACCCTTTGATTGAGCTTTTTGATGAATTCAGATATCAAAAATGTCTGTTCTTGGATGTTTAACTCATGATAAACTTTCAAGGTTTTCATACCTTTTTCTTGAAGTTGGTTTGTAGATCAATCTGTATTGGCTTAAGTTTTAGAAATAAAGTATGTTCGATGATGGTAGCCCATATGCAGTTCATATTCTCCATCTCCTATTCATTTCCTTGTTGGATTTTGTGCTAAAATGGCATGGGTATTGAATCAGCAGAAATTGATAAGGGATGGTTGTGAAGGTAGAAATTGATGTGCAAAATagctctttgtttcttttttttatttttctgagtTTCTTTCATATCTCTAACATACTCATCTCTCAGCAATTCTATCATGTGAAATCTAGGAAAATCGTTAGGCCTTGTTTGCCCAAGAAAAATGAATTAGTGCTTCAGAAATTCATGTGCTTTTCATCTTTAAGCATGTATTTGAGTATGATAAAAAGATTTGTGTTAGTTCCAAATTGAATGCAGACGTTACATTCGAATGAGGATTGTTTAGATGTAAAATTAGGAACAGTACCTGAGTGTAAGTTTTAGGCCTTTGAAAAGTCTCCTCAACACGGTCTAATAAAAGGGAGTGCATccataaaaataaatgaaaactaGAGCACCAAAATTACTTTTCCTATATGTGGACAATGTTAGGGACCTAGGGTTTATGTTTCTTGGTGATTAGTGACTTAGTCACATTTATTAACGTGTTTATTGTAGTCTGTTAATAAAGCTCTAGTTATTAGGGTTTTAGATTAGGTTTGAATTATTCTCCAGCTAATACTCCAAGTTATTAGGTCACGCAAATGTGGTTGTTAATTGCTTAATTGAAAAATAATTTGCTCAGTATTGGCCAATTGCAAGAAAAGAATTTGGCTATTTTGATTCAACATGGCATGTGCAAAATCTACCACCCTATGAGAGGGTTGATCATGCAAACTACCATGTCTGCCAATCGTATGTTCATCCTGCTGGCATCGGTGCAAACTCAAGCTCCAGCCCCAGGATGCTTTCAATCTACAGCTGAGGAAGCAACTCAACTACGGCACCAAAGATTTGGGCACCTTAGCTACAAAGGATTGAGAAACTTGTCCTACAAGAAACTAGTGAAGGGCCTGCCATCACTCAATGCTCCCACAAAGGTGTGCGCAAGCTGCATGGTAGGCAAACAACACCGTGAGGCTATTCCAAAGAAGAGCTTGTGGAGAGCTTCCCAAAGATTACAGCTAGTTCATGCAGACCTTTGTGGTCCAATTACACCTGAGTCCAACAGCCAAAAGAGGTACCTAATTACTTTTATCGATGATTATAGCAGAAAAGTATGGTCCTTCTTCTTGAATGCCGATTCAGAAGCTTTTGTCATGTCTAAAAAATTCAAGAGTTTAGTTGAGAAAGAAACAAGGAGCTTCATATATTGCCTTCGTACCGATAGGGGTGGTGAATTCACCTCACAAGAATTCAACAGGTTTTGCAGTTCTAATGGGATTGGTAGACAACTCACTGCAGCCAACACcccacaacaaaatggggtgGTAGAGAGAAGAAACCGAACTATTATGGATATGGTAAGATGCATCTTATTAGAGAAGCAAGTTCCCAGGGAGTTCTAACCGGAGGCTGTCAACTAGACAGTCCACATTCTCAATAGATGTCCTACGGTTGCAGTAGAGAACATGACTCATGAAAAAGCATGGTGCAGATACAAGCCTTCAGTGGATCATTTCAGGGTGTTTGGGTGCGTAGGGCATGTGCATATTCCTGACGACAAGAGGCAAAAGCTTGATAACAAGAGTTACAAATGTGTTTTCTTAGGCATAAGTGAGGAGTCGAAAGCCTACAGATTGAACGATCCTGTGTTGAAGAAAGTAGTGATAAGTAGAGATGTAGTGTTTGAGGAAGATGAGAGTTGGAATTGGGATGCAGCTAATAAAGATGTAAAGAGTGATGTACTTGAATGGGGAGATGAAGATGAAATGGAGGGAAGTGATCGAGATGATGAAAATGATGAAGGAGCGCAAAATATTGAAGAAGAAAATTTGATCGAAGAAGGAGGCAATGGTTCAGGAGCTTCATCTAATGAACCAGACTCACCACCTAGTCCAATTCAAGGGAGGACACGAAGAACTCTTCCATGGATGGAAGATTATATGAGCGGTAAGGGTTTATCTGAGGAGGAAGAAAACCTTGTGATGTTCACTTCATCAAGTGATACTGTGTTCTTTGAGGAAGCTACCAAGAGTTTGAAATGGAGAGAGGCTATGGACTGTGAAATCAAAGCTATTGAGAGGAATGACACTTGGGAGTTATGCTCATTACCAAAAGGGGCAAAGAGAATAGCAGTGAAGTGGCTATACAAGACCAAGTTGAACGAGAATGGGGAGGTTGATAAATTTAAAGCCCGGCTTGTGGCCAAGGGTTACACTCAGCAGCATGGAATTGACTATAACGAGGTATTTGCCCCTGTAGCTCGTTGGGATACCATTCGGATGGTCCTAGCTCTTGCAGCACACAAAGGATGGAGTGTGTACCAACTTGATGTGAAGAGTGCATTTCTGCACGGTGAACTCAATGAGGCAATGTATATTAATCAACCCCAGGGCTATGAGAAGAAGGGTGCAAAAGACAGTATGCAGACTAAAAAAGGCCCTATACAGACTCAAACAAGCTCCTCGAGCTTGGTATAGCAAAATAGTCTTACTTTGTCACTGAAGGGTTTGAACGTTGTCCTAGTGAGTACACACTGTTTACTAAGACTGAAGAAGGTGGGAAGCTCCTTGTGGTAAGTTTGTACGTGGATGATCTTATCTTCACAGGGAATGATGAGACTATATATGTTTGAGAAATTCAAGGATTCAATGAAGCAACACTTTGATATGTCAGACCTTGGGAAAATGAGGCATTTCCTAGGTGTGGAGGTTATTCAAAGCTCTGAGGGGATCATTAACCAGAAGAAATACACTAAGGAAGTGCTAAAGAAGTTTGGCATGGAACGCTTGAAAAATCCTATTGTATCGGGTTCCAAGTTTGTGAAGGATGAAGGAGGCACTTGTGTTGAAGCCACAAGTTATAAACAAATGGTGGGCAGCCTCATGTATTTGACAGCCACCAGGCCTGACTTGATGTATGTGGTAAGCTTGATTAGTCATTTTATGGAGAGACCTACTTATTTGCATCATCAAGCAGTGAAAAGAGTTATGAGATACTAAGGCACTATAGAGCTAGGAATCCTATACAAGAGAGGTGGAGATGAAAGTTTGTTGGCTTTCTCTGATAGTGATTACGCCGGAGACATTGAGGATCGAAAGAGCACCTCAAGATATGTGTTTCTATTAAGTTCCAGTGCAGTGGCTTGGTCTTCAAAGAAACAACTAGTCGTCACACTCTCCACTACTGAGGCTGAGTTCATTGCAGCAGCCTCTTGTGCATATCAATGTGTTTGGATGCAGAGAATTTTTGAAAATCTTGACCACAAACCACGCAAGTGCACCACCATTTTTTGTGATAATAGCTCAGCCATTAAGTTATCGAATAATCCAGTCATGCATGGTAAGAGTAAACACATTGATATTAGATTCCATTTTCTTCGTGACTTATCAAAAGATGGAGTGGTTGAATTAGTGCATTGTGGTTTGAAGGATCAAATTGCTGACATAATGACTAAGCCCTTGAAATTGGACGTGTTCCTGAAGATGAGAGAGCTGCTTGGCATGTGTAAATTGATCGCAAATTGCAGTTCAGTTTGAAGGAGGATTTGTTAGGGTTTATGTTTCTTGGTGATTAAGTCACTTTGACTTGGTCACATTTATTAACGTGTTTATTGTAGTCTGTTAATAAAGCCCTAGTTATTAGGGTTTTAGATTAGGTTTGAATTATTCTCCAACTAATACTCCACGTTATTAGGTCATGCAAACGTGgttgttatttgttttcattCCTGTATTGCAAGGCTGGTATAAAGCctaatgttattttttttttggtgtaaaAAAGTTTAGGTAAGATGGAGGCTTCCCTACACTACCAGGACCAGGGAAAACCTATGACCTCAACCCAACAGGACTTACGAAACTGGCCAGTGTCCCAGCCCAGCCCATTGGTATGAAATTATGCAGGACATTTTCTAGATTGCCCACCAAATGAGAGATTGTTGGTAGCAGGGATCGAACTTGTGTGGGTTTACACCTCAAGTCTGCCCTTGCCAACTGAACCAACTCTCATCGGCATAAAGCCTAATGTTATTCATTCAATAAAGATGTAGGAAGAGAAGAAGGGAGAAAAAAATGGGGAAGGAggaaaaaaatggaagaaaatgggggaaaagaaaatgatagaaCAACTAAGAAAACATGCACTAAATGTTGTTGACAAGATTTGAACCAAGATTACTTGGTAAGCAATGAGTCACTTTGCCAACTGAGCCAGACATGGTTATGTGGAATCCTAACACTTATAATCAATcatatattcaaggaattttgggttgggctatagcccaatcAGCCACCTACATAGATCCACCCTTGCTTGGGACTATGATGCTATTGAGAAGGCAGAGTCCATATGTCCCTGTAAAATGGTCAAAACCTTGTCCCGGTTGGTACAAACTTAATCTTGATAGTGCTAGGAGCATACAATGTATGAATTGAGCCCCCCGCCCCCCACCCAAAACCACAAGAGGCTATATCTCTAGCTTGATGCCAAGGCCTGTGGCTCCTACTTGGTTTTAAAATGGCCATGAGGCTCAAAATTGAGCGCTTCGCTATTGAGTGTGACTCTGAAGTCCTTGTTCATCTGATGCAGCAGGGTGCTGATGATTTATCAACTCGTCTTCATCGGCAGGCCTCATTCATAAAGTGTAATGTGCGCTGATATCTTATTTAAATGCTGCCTTGATGGTGATCTTGGTGTGCAATACATGGAACAGCCTCCTCCATATATTACTCAAGCTATGTTAGCTGATTTAGGACTTGGGAAAGTTTCTGTAATGTAATTGTCCTGTTTGTTGGCCTTTGCCCTCCatttatttgaaaacaaaaccaattttttttttttgaaggaaaaaaatcaTCAAATTGTTACAGACTTGAACGACTTGACACAGCCAATATGTACGGTTGATTTTCAGCCTCACTGAGTATCAACTGATCCCACAACCCACTCTCTAGTTGTTAGTTGTTACATGGACTTGAACGACTTGACTAACAATAGCAGTGAACCACTATGTACGGACAATGAACGGTCAATTTTCAGCCCCACTGAGAATCAACACCAACGACTCTTTAGTATCCATGTCTATTAGTCGGCAAGTTGATTAAGCAGCAACTCATCGAAACGATATAACAAACAGATACAGAGCCAGGGAAGCAATACCTCGATATATCTCCAGTTGCTAACTGCATGCAAGCAATGTTGAGAAATCGGATCCTATTATCGATCGCGTTGTTGTTGGTACAATACTGGTCTATATATGGCCACGGCAGCACAAACATCAGCACAGACCACTCTGCTCTTCTTGCTCTCAAATCTCATATCACCAATGACCCTCAAAACATGATCTTGACCAACTGATCAACCCCCAGCTCCATTTGCAACTGGATTGGCGTTACTTGTGGTTAACGTCATCTTCGAGTTACTGTCTTGAATCTCTCTTACATGGGTGTCACAGGCACCATTCCTCCGGAGCTAGGCAACCTATCATTTCTTGTTGAGCTGCACTTCAGAAATAACAGTTTCCATGGTACCATTCCCCAAGAATTGTCTCATTTGCGCCGCCCAAAGATTTTTAGCTTCGGATTCAACAACTTCAAAGGAACCATTCAATTCCCTCATGGTTAGGTGCCTTATCCAAACTTCAAGTCCTCAATTTGTTTGGTAATCAGTTTTCAGGTTTAATACCCACCAACATCTTCAACTTATCTGCACtgcaagaaattcattttaagttCAACCAACTGTCAGGTACGTGCCAACAGTCTATCTAAAATTTTAACGCGCCAAGGGGACTTCTCTAGTGCGCATTAGTCAATAATATTGTTCTTACTAATTGGAAATTTGAAGCGAAATTATGTTTTAAAACATTAAAGTATGTAGACATCTATTTGCAACAAATTCTCTTGAAATATTATGCTGTTTTCTGAAATCTGGacaattttttttgtctcaGTTTGGGGGTATTCCAATTTAAGTCGATGCTAGGTTTTGTTCTTCTTATACTtcattaaataaaggaaatgaaAGAAGAGAAGGTGCAATCTGTTtaactttccttttttcttATTTCTCTTGTTAAACTAAAAGTAACTATGCAAAGTATTAGAAGAATCATGAATCTCTCCCGCTTTCCCTTTTCGTTTTGTGTGTTTTATCATGTTTCCTAGACCTAAGAAGTAACTATCAAGTGCTAGACTACTTAAGGCTACAATAAACAAAGTATTACCAAGTTATACCTGACTATACGCACGTATATACCTGTTTAATCTATAAGAGAAATTTTCTCTgttagtcatattttccttctttttccgtGGAACATATATTAACAGGTAGCATACCAAGAGAAATTGGGAACTTAACAAAGCTGAAGTTGATCCAGCTCGACTCTAACAATCTCAGAGGTATGGCTCAAACTCTATTGCAGTGCATTTTATAAATAAACAGCCTATATAGAGCAGGGGATGGATGATGAGTTTAGTATATATTGTTGTgttgatttttcagaaattccaAATGAGATTGGCGCTTTAAATCAGCTGGTAGAGATAAGTGTAGAAAACAATGCCCTAGAAGGGCATCTTCCTGTGGCTATCTTCAACATGTCTTCTTTGACTGCATTGGCTTTAACATGGAACAGCTTGAATGGTACACTTCCAGACAATATATGTCAGCATCTCCCTAGTATTCAAGAGTTGTATTTGGGAAACAACCAGTTTGTCGGTCCTCTTCGGCTCTTCCATCCAAATTATGGCAATGCAAAGAGCTTGCTATATTATCATTGGGGAATAATAATTTCAGTGGAAGCATACCCAAAAGTATAGGGAACTTGACCCAGATAAAGTATATTCATCTCGGCCAAAACAACTTAATAGGTACCTGAAATTTCCTATCAactccattttctcttctattatTCTGTTGTTCCCGCTATCTTTCTATGTCATCattatttatttcttaaatACTAAAGAAGATATTTATTCAtgagttcaaacttcaaagtatCATAATCGATAGATTTAGCATCTAAGGATTCAACAAAATAGTTAAAATTGACAAAGCTCTAGAGTTAGACgttgatgcgggaagcgtgaacacgatagtaaaaggctccgtcaagcgtcgaaagtcATATGAGATAAACTAGAATCCattagcaattacgggcacagccgtaagaaacatagagaaacttctctaatatttggttttttaaaacttgaatgaaaattacaatctaaaaggtgccttatatagggcacgtagcataaacctaatacaattagaaaacataaagaacaatttattgtagactaaaactaggaaacctaattaaacctgattaaataaaaatcagaaatagaatcttagatactaaagaatattacgcttggaatcccaatcaagattttgctcgagaatcccgatatatccaaaagagtaatttatgattaattccataattAAGAAGcatatttgaataccaatttccaatattcaaattattcttcttaatgtgaaaacgcttctttcttttcgatattttttattgaaattggctaaaatctcgtcctacatcagtctcctccacttgaaaagaactcgacctcgagttcctcttgtatgcaactgatcattagtaggaataaaacatgataagccatcaacttcaatattctcgaaattaaaaggtatcaccatgaatccaataccgtagacaagtttagaatgagcatcttgaaacttgaactcctccacttgaaaaggaatgggcaatgacttctccttgggttgatcttgaacacaattaggcatgcatgacatggatatcgatgtgatgaatgaatcaaCTTCCTTGTCCgtaatgagtttctcttcaatcttcaaagtgacttcttcatgttccttttcacacacATTAGGATGatcattcttgatgttcttccttccaggcttgattttaattttgtgcaactcccacctaaataaatatgttttgtctttgcaataaccaccattgacgctttcatgccatggtctttcaaaaagcacattagtgtcgtccatgtcaattacatgacaagtaatctcttctttataaaattttctcaTAGAaa
It encodes:
- the LOC112166040 gene encoding 60S ribosomal protein L2, mitochondrial, coding for MALWRARAVSSALFSRLLSRSSATDTIAAAVAHRSFSTGGTSSQFFTYDINSQYGSCMPLSAMHIQAKIHNIELNPGQGGKLVRAPGTCAKILKEPTSKGCLVRLPSGVEKWIDSKCRAVIGEVPSQGKKPKKLYKAGQSRWLGIRPTVRGVAMNPCDHPHGGGEGKSKSSGSHGKCSRTPWGKPCKGGYKTGPNKRKK